The following are from one region of the Actinoplanes sp. L3-i22 genome:
- a CDS encoding 1-acyl-sn-glycerol-3-phosphate acyltransferase — translation MFYWLLKLVVLGPVLRLVFRPKVEGLENVPDSGPVILACNHLSFSDSIFTPLVMKRKVTFVAKAEYFTGRGIKGWLSRMFFVGAGTIPVDRSGGEAAQAALDTLLRVLGEGNIAGIYPEGTRSPDGRLYRGKTGVARLALESGAVVVPVALLNTDEIQPTGTLIPAVKRVRMRIGKPLDFSRYAATRGDRFVERAITDEIMFELMALSGREYVDVYAAKLKEPQPA, via the coding sequence GTGTTCTACTGGCTGCTCAAGTTGGTGGTCCTCGGACCCGTGCTGAGACTTGTCTTCCGCCCCAAGGTCGAAGGCCTGGAGAATGTTCCCGATTCCGGGCCGGTGATCCTGGCCTGCAACCATCTCTCGTTCTCGGACTCGATCTTCACCCCATTGGTGATGAAGCGGAAAGTGACCTTCGTCGCCAAAGCTGAATACTTCACCGGCCGGGGGATCAAGGGGTGGCTCTCGCGGATGTTCTTCGTCGGCGCGGGGACCATCCCGGTGGACCGTTCGGGTGGGGAAGCCGCCCAGGCGGCGCTGGACACCCTCCTGCGGGTGCTCGGGGAGGGGAACATCGCCGGCATCTATCCGGAGGGCACCCGTTCGCCTGACGGCCGGCTCTACCGCGGCAAGACCGGGGTGGCCCGGCTGGCCCTGGAGAGCGGCGCCGTGGTCGTGCCGGTGGCCCTGCTGAACACCGACGAGATCCAGCCCACCGGCACGCTGATCCCGGCGGTCAAGCGGGTCCGGATGCGGATCGGCAAGCCGCTCGACTTCTCCCGCTACGCGGCCACGCGCGGGGACCGGTTCGTCGAGCGGGCGATCACCGACGAGATCATGTTCGAGCTGATGGCGCTCTCCGGCCGCGAATACGTCGACGT